The Rattus rattus isolate New Zealand chromosome 1, Rrattus_CSIRO_v1, whole genome shotgun sequence genome includes a region encoding these proteins:
- the Mgat3 gene encoding beta-1,4-mannosyl-glycoprotein 4-beta-N-acetylglucosaminyltransferase isoform X3, whose translation MKMRRYKLFLMFCMAGLCLISFLHFFKTLSYVTFPRELASLSPNLVSSFFWNNAPVTPQASPEPGDPDLLRTPLYSHSPLLQPLSPSKATEELHRVDFVLPEDTTEYFVRTKAGGVCFKPGTRMLEKPSPGRTEEKTEVAEGSSARGPARRPMRHVLSARGGRGTRRKWVECVCLPGWHGPSCGVPTVVQYSNLPTKERLVPREVPRRVINAININHEFDLLDVRFHELGDVVDAFVVCESNFTAYGEPRPLKFREMLTNGTFEYIRHKVLYVFLDHFPPGGRQDGWIADDYLRTFLTQDGVSRLRNLRPDDVFIIDDADEIPARDGVLFLKLYDGWTEPFAFHMRKSLYGFFWKQPGTLEVVSGCTIDMLQAVYGLDGIRLRRRQYYTMPNFRQYENRTGHILVQWSLGSPLHFAGWHCSWCFTPEGIYFKLVSAQNGDFPRWGDYEDKRDLNYIRSLIRTGGWFDGTQQEYPPADPSEHMYAPKYLLKNYDQFRYLLENPYQEPKSTVEGGRRNQGSDGRSSAVRGKLDTTEG comes from the coding sequence ATGAAGATGAGACGCTACAAGCTTTTTCTCATGTTCTGTATGGCCGGCCTGTGCCTCATCTCCTTCCTGCACTTCTTTAAGACGTTATCCTATGTCACCTTCCCGAGAGAACTGGCCTCCCTCAGCCCTAACCTCGTATCCAGCTTCTTCTGGAACAATGCCCCTGTCACTCCCCAGGCCAGTCCGGAGCCGGGTGACCCCGACTTGTTACGGACTCCACTCTACTCCCACTCCCCCCTGCTCCAGCCACTGTCCCCTAGCAAGGCCACCGAAGAACTGCACCGGGTGGACTTCGTGTTGCCGGAGGACACCACAGAGTATTTTGTGCGCACCAAAGCTGGCGGTGTGTGCTTCAAACCAGGTACCAGGATGCTGGAGAAACCTTCTCCAGGGCGGACAGAGGAGAAGACTGAGGTGGCTGAGGGGTCCTCGGCCCGGGGTCCTGCTCGGAGGCCTATGCGGCATGTGTTGAGTGCACGGGGAGGTCGGGGCACTAGGCGCAAGTGggttgagtgtgtgtgcctgccagGCTGGCACGGGCCCAGCTGCGGGGTGCCCACTGTGGTCCAGTATTCCAACCTGCCCACCAAGGAGCGCCTGGTACCCAGGGAGGTGCCGAGGCGGGTTATCAACGCCATCAACATCAACCATGAGTTCGACCTGCTGGATGTGCGCTTCCATGAGCTGGGCGATGTTGTGGACGCCTTTGTGGTCTGCGAATCCAATTTCACCGCCTACGGGGAGCCTCGGCCACTCAAGTTCCGAGAGATGCTGACCAATGGCACCTTCGAGTACATCCGCCACAAGGTGCTCTACGTCTTCCTGGACCACTTCCCACCTGGTGGCCGTCAGGACGGCTGGATTGCAGATGACTACCTGCGTACCTTCCTCACCCAGGATGGTGTCTCCCGCCTGCGCAACCTGCGACCTGATGACGTCTTTATCATCGACGACGCGGACGAGATCCCTGCGCGTGATGGTGTGCTGTTCCTCAAGCTCTACGATGGCTGGACAGAGCCCTTCGCCTTCCATATGCGCAAGTCCCTGTATGGTTTCTTTTGGAAGCAACCAGGCACACTGGAGGTGGTGTCAGGCTGCACCATTGACATGCTGCAGGCTGTGTATGGGCTGGACGGCATCCGCCTGCGCCGCCGTCAGTATTACACCATGCCCAACTTTCGACAGTATGAGAACCGCACCGGCCACATCCTAGTGCAGTGGTCTCTCGGCAGCCCCCTGCACTTCGCGGGCTGGCACTGCTCCTGGTGCTTCACACCCGAGGGCATCTACTTCAAACTCGTGTCGGCCCAGAATGGTGACTTCCCCCGCTGGGGTGACTACGAGGACAAGAGGGACCTCAATTACATCCGAAGCTTGATTCGCACTGGGGGATGGTTCGACGGCACACAGCAGGAGTACCCTCCTGCAGACCCCAGTGAACACATGTATGCTCCTAAGTACCTGCTCAAGAACTATGACCAGTTCCGCTACTTGCTCGAAAATCCCTACCAGGAGCCCAAGAGCACTGTAGAGGGTGGGCGCCGGAACCAGGGCTCAGATGGAAGGTCATCTGCTGTCAGGGGCAAGTTGGATACAACGGAGGGCTAG
- the Mgat3 gene encoding beta-1,4-mannosyl-glycoprotein 4-beta-N-acetylglucosaminyltransferase isoform X1: MLHGVAKQEYPLTVCGVPFIFFLNTTCLFFSSAKHHMPSHKTVSRKTSSDPTKLLKKPEIIHFSYVAGMKMRRYKLFLMFCMAGLCLISFLHFFKTLSYVTFPRELASLSPNLVSSFFWNNAPVTPQASPEPGDPDLLRTPLYSHSPLLQPLSPSKATEELHRVDFVLPEDTTEYFVRTKAGGVCFKPGTRMLEKPSPGRTEEKTEVAEGSSARGPARRPMRHVLSARGGRGTRRKWVECVCLPGWHGPSCGVPTVVQYSNLPTKERLVPREVPRRVINAININHEFDLLDVRFHELGDVVDAFVVCESNFTAYGEPRPLKFREMLTNGTFEYIRHKVLYVFLDHFPPGGRQDGWIADDYLRTFLTQDGVSRLRNLRPDDVFIIDDADEIPARDGVLFLKLYDGWTEPFAFHMRKSLYGFFWKQPGTLEVVSGCTIDMLQAVYGLDGIRLRRRQYYTMPNFRQYENRTGHILVQWSLGSPLHFAGWHCSWCFTPEGIYFKLVSAQNGDFPRWGDYEDKRDLNYIRSLIRTGGWFDGTQQEYPPADPSEHMYAPKYLLKNYDQFRYLLENPYQEPKSTVEGGRRNQGSDGRSSAVRGKLDTTEG, translated from the exons ATGTTGCATGGTGTAGCAAAGCAAGAGTATCCTCTCACTGTTTGTGgggttccatttatattcttcctaaacaccacgtgtctttttttttcctcagcaaaacatcacatgccctctcacaagacagtttccagaaaaacatcaagtGACCCAACTAagttgttaaagaaaccagaaattatCCACTTCAGTTATGTGGCTGG GATGAAGATGAGACGCTACAAGCTTTTTCTCATGTTCTGTATGGCCGGCCTGTGCCTCATCTCCTTCCTGCACTTCTTTAAGACGTTATCCTATGTCACCTTCCCGAGAGAACTGGCCTCCCTCAGCCCTAACCTCGTATCCAGCTTCTTCTGGAACAATGCCCCTGTCACTCCCCAGGCCAGTCCGGAGCCGGGTGACCCCGACTTGTTACGGACTCCACTCTACTCCCACTCCCCCCTGCTCCAGCCACTGTCCCCTAGCAAGGCCACCGAAGAACTGCACCGGGTGGACTTCGTGTTGCCGGAGGACACCACAGAGTATTTTGTGCGCACCAAAGCTGGCGGTGTGTGCTTCAAACCAGGTACCAGGATGCTGGAGAAACCTTCTCCAGGGCGGACAGAGGAGAAGACTGAGGTGGCTGAGGGGTCCTCGGCCCGGGGTCCTGCTCGGAGGCCTATGCGGCATGTGTTGAGTGCACGGGGAGGTCGGGGCACTAGGCGCAAGTGggttgagtgtgtgtgcctgccagGCTGGCACGGGCCCAGCTGCGGGGTGCCCACTGTGGTCCAGTATTCCAACCTGCCCACCAAGGAGCGCCTGGTACCCAGGGAGGTGCCGAGGCGGGTTATCAACGCCATCAACATCAACCATGAGTTCGACCTGCTGGATGTGCGCTTCCATGAGCTGGGCGATGTTGTGGACGCCTTTGTGGTCTGCGAATCCAATTTCACCGCCTACGGGGAGCCTCGGCCACTCAAGTTCCGAGAGATGCTGACCAATGGCACCTTCGAGTACATCCGCCACAAGGTGCTCTACGTCTTCCTGGACCACTTCCCACCTGGTGGCCGTCAGGACGGCTGGATTGCAGATGACTACCTGCGTACCTTCCTCACCCAGGATGGTGTCTCCCGCCTGCGCAACCTGCGACCTGATGACGTCTTTATCATCGACGACGCGGACGAGATCCCTGCGCGTGATGGTGTGCTGTTCCTCAAGCTCTACGATGGCTGGACAGAGCCCTTCGCCTTCCATATGCGCAAGTCCCTGTATGGTTTCTTTTGGAAGCAACCAGGCACACTGGAGGTGGTGTCAGGCTGCACCATTGACATGCTGCAGGCTGTGTATGGGCTGGACGGCATCCGCCTGCGCCGCCGTCAGTATTACACCATGCCCAACTTTCGACAGTATGAGAACCGCACCGGCCACATCCTAGTGCAGTGGTCTCTCGGCAGCCCCCTGCACTTCGCGGGCTGGCACTGCTCCTGGTGCTTCACACCCGAGGGCATCTACTTCAAACTCGTGTCGGCCCAGAATGGTGACTTCCCCCGCTGGGGTGACTACGAGGACAAGAGGGACCTCAATTACATCCGAAGCTTGATTCGCACTGGGGGATGGTTCGACGGCACACAGCAGGAGTACCCTCCTGCAGACCCCAGTGAACACATGTATGCTCCTAAGTACCTGCTCAAGAACTATGACCAGTTCCGCTACTTGCTCGAAAATCCCTACCAGGAGCCCAAGAGCACTGTAGAGGGTGGGCGCCGGAACCAGGGCTCAGATGGAAGGTCATCTGCTGTCAGGGGCAAGTTGGATACAACGGAGGGCTAG
- the Mgat3 gene encoding beta-1,4-mannosyl-glycoprotein 4-beta-N-acetylglucosaminyltransferase isoform X2 — MPSHKTVSRKTSSDPTKLLKKPEIIHFSYVAGMKMRRYKLFLMFCMAGLCLISFLHFFKTLSYVTFPRELASLSPNLVSSFFWNNAPVTPQASPEPGDPDLLRTPLYSHSPLLQPLSPSKATEELHRVDFVLPEDTTEYFVRTKAGGVCFKPGTRMLEKPSPGRTEEKTEVAEGSSARGPARRPMRHVLSARGGRGTRRKWVECVCLPGWHGPSCGVPTVVQYSNLPTKERLVPREVPRRVINAININHEFDLLDVRFHELGDVVDAFVVCESNFTAYGEPRPLKFREMLTNGTFEYIRHKVLYVFLDHFPPGGRQDGWIADDYLRTFLTQDGVSRLRNLRPDDVFIIDDADEIPARDGVLFLKLYDGWTEPFAFHMRKSLYGFFWKQPGTLEVVSGCTIDMLQAVYGLDGIRLRRRQYYTMPNFRQYENRTGHILVQWSLGSPLHFAGWHCSWCFTPEGIYFKLVSAQNGDFPRWGDYEDKRDLNYIRSLIRTGGWFDGTQQEYPPADPSEHMYAPKYLLKNYDQFRYLLENPYQEPKSTVEGGRRNQGSDGRSSAVRGKLDTTEG, encoded by the exons atgccctctcacaagacagtttccagaaaaacatcaagtGACCCAACTAagttgttaaagaaaccagaaattatCCACTTCAGTTATGTGGCTGG GATGAAGATGAGACGCTACAAGCTTTTTCTCATGTTCTGTATGGCCGGCCTGTGCCTCATCTCCTTCCTGCACTTCTTTAAGACGTTATCCTATGTCACCTTCCCGAGAGAACTGGCCTCCCTCAGCCCTAACCTCGTATCCAGCTTCTTCTGGAACAATGCCCCTGTCACTCCCCAGGCCAGTCCGGAGCCGGGTGACCCCGACTTGTTACGGACTCCACTCTACTCCCACTCCCCCCTGCTCCAGCCACTGTCCCCTAGCAAGGCCACCGAAGAACTGCACCGGGTGGACTTCGTGTTGCCGGAGGACACCACAGAGTATTTTGTGCGCACCAAAGCTGGCGGTGTGTGCTTCAAACCAGGTACCAGGATGCTGGAGAAACCTTCTCCAGGGCGGACAGAGGAGAAGACTGAGGTGGCTGAGGGGTCCTCGGCCCGGGGTCCTGCTCGGAGGCCTATGCGGCATGTGTTGAGTGCACGGGGAGGTCGGGGCACTAGGCGCAAGTGggttgagtgtgtgtgcctgccagGCTGGCACGGGCCCAGCTGCGGGGTGCCCACTGTGGTCCAGTATTCCAACCTGCCCACCAAGGAGCGCCTGGTACCCAGGGAGGTGCCGAGGCGGGTTATCAACGCCATCAACATCAACCATGAGTTCGACCTGCTGGATGTGCGCTTCCATGAGCTGGGCGATGTTGTGGACGCCTTTGTGGTCTGCGAATCCAATTTCACCGCCTACGGGGAGCCTCGGCCACTCAAGTTCCGAGAGATGCTGACCAATGGCACCTTCGAGTACATCCGCCACAAGGTGCTCTACGTCTTCCTGGACCACTTCCCACCTGGTGGCCGTCAGGACGGCTGGATTGCAGATGACTACCTGCGTACCTTCCTCACCCAGGATGGTGTCTCCCGCCTGCGCAACCTGCGACCTGATGACGTCTTTATCATCGACGACGCGGACGAGATCCCTGCGCGTGATGGTGTGCTGTTCCTCAAGCTCTACGATGGCTGGACAGAGCCCTTCGCCTTCCATATGCGCAAGTCCCTGTATGGTTTCTTTTGGAAGCAACCAGGCACACTGGAGGTGGTGTCAGGCTGCACCATTGACATGCTGCAGGCTGTGTATGGGCTGGACGGCATCCGCCTGCGCCGCCGTCAGTATTACACCATGCCCAACTTTCGACAGTATGAGAACCGCACCGGCCACATCCTAGTGCAGTGGTCTCTCGGCAGCCCCCTGCACTTCGCGGGCTGGCACTGCTCCTGGTGCTTCACACCCGAGGGCATCTACTTCAAACTCGTGTCGGCCCAGAATGGTGACTTCCCCCGCTGGGGTGACTACGAGGACAAGAGGGACCTCAATTACATCCGAAGCTTGATTCGCACTGGGGGATGGTTCGACGGCACACAGCAGGAGTACCCTCCTGCAGACCCCAGTGAACACATGTATGCTCCTAAGTACCTGCTCAAGAACTATGACCAGTTCCGCTACTTGCTCGAAAATCCCTACCAGGAGCCCAAGAGCACTGTAGAGGGTGGGCGCCGGAACCAGGGCTCAGATGGAAGGTCATCTGCTGTCAGGGGCAAGTTGGATACAACGGAGGGCTAG